The following proteins come from a genomic window of Daphnia carinata strain CSIRO-1 chromosome 8, CSIRO_AGI_Dcar_HiC_V3, whole genome shotgun sequence:
- the LOC130689571 gene encoding PAN2-PAN3 deadenylation complex subunit pan3-like isoform X3 has product MMDDVISHSRKPVVCRYFAASGTCFYGNDCQFLHNSISRSSTSPTFPLHFVSSPTRSANSTTASISTELIKDECMHKAQELSISPDLQTAGGSNSSLFEENVGGTTYYYTPEDDVKPNHEDLTVRNHGGQATDKIVHNSVLSRRVQSPNQLVSTSQQPNHLFSVYNGPSSFLQSCTAQQGSSFFMNEDIRAELVQRNLVALLASDPALFPDLPSDVDHYHELVPLETHTLNQAVKSNTYGLITSTYKASNSKTGIRYCLKRIHGYRVTSAKCMSMVELWRKVQQCHLVTLREAFTTKAFGDHSMVFAYDYYPGAETLMSKYLASTAPHSDPFSSDPSAPRPYTMQKNRMLQQQAGKGVLPESLLWSYIIELCSALRCVHSAGLAVRALDASKVLVTSRGRLRLCGGGIFDVLTYDSSASNASALIPHYQQEDLLALGKLILALACNSLLALQRDNVPTSMDIINKNYSSDLRNLVMYLLSTPQGSRAKNIQEVMPMIGARFFSQLEAVTLHADYLEDQLARELDNGRLFRLLGKLGTVVDRPELNLDSTWSETGDRYLLKLFRDYMLHPCTDDGRPWVDLAHIVACLNRLDTASHDKICLTSRDQQNVLVVSYAELHQCLETSFNELQQAALPPSHVLGASSSNEQ; this is encoded by the exons ATGATGGACGATGTTATAAGCCACTCACGTAAACCTGTTGTGTGTCGTTATTTCGCCGCTTCTGGGACTTGTTTTTATGGAAATGATTGCCAGTTTTTACACAACTCTATTTCGCGGTCAAGTACATCTCCGACGTTTCCgttacattttgtttcttcaccAACTCGATCAGCCAATTCCACCACCGCATCAATTTCTACAGAACTAA TTAAAGATGAATGTATGCATAAAGCGCAAGAGTTATCCATATCACCAGATTTACAAACAGCTGGAGGATCTAATTCGTCTCTATTTGAG GAAAATGTTGGTGGCACTACATATTATTATACACCAGAAGATGATGTTAAACCTAACCATGAAGATCTAACTGTTCGAAATCATGGGGGTCAAGCAACGGATAAGATAGTTCATAACTCAGTTTTGAGCAGAAGAGTTCAGTCTCCAAACCAATTGGTCTCAACATCACAACAACCCAATCATTTGTTTTCAGTTTATAATGGGCCTTCTAGTTTTTTACAAAGTTGCACTGCTCAGCAGGgatcttcattttttatgaATGAAGACATAAGAGCTGAACTTGTCCAAAGAAACCTGGTGGCTTTATTGGCATCAGATCCTGCTTTATTTCCAG ATTTACCATCAGATGTTGATCATTATCACGAACTAGTTCCTCTTGAAACTCATACATTAAATCAAGCAGTCAAGTCCAACACTTATGGCTTAATTACTTCTACATATAAAGCCTCTAATAGTAAAACTGGGATACGATATTGCTTGAAGAGGATTCATG GTTACAGAGTCACAAGTGCTAAATGTATGTCAATGGTAGAACTATGGCGAAAAGTGCAGCAATGTCATTTGGTGACTCTGAGAGAAGCTTTCACAACAAAGGCCTTTGGTGATCATTCAATGGTCTTTGCCTATGATTATTACCCTGGAGCTGAAACTCTAATGTCAAAGTATTTGGCTTCAACTGCTCCACACTCTGATCCATTCAGCAGCGATCCGTCGGCTCCTCGGCCTTATACAATGCAGAAGAACCGCATGTTACAGCAGCAAGCTGGAAAAG GTGTATTGCCCGAGTCTTTACTGTGGAGTTACATAATTGAACTATGTTCAGCTTTGCGATGCGTCCATTCCGCTGGTTTGGCCGTAAGAGCATTAGATGCATCCAAAGTCCTGGTGACCTCAAGAGGTCGTTTACGATTATGTGGCGGCGGAATTTTTGATGTGCTCACCTATGACTCGAGTGCTTCCAACGCCTCAGCTTTGATTCCGCATTATCAG CAAGAAGACCTCTTGGCTTTGGGAAAGCTTATTCTTGCATTGGCGTGCAACTCTTTATTGGCTCTCCAACGAGATAATGTTCCCACTTCCATGGAtatcatcaataaaaattattcCTCGGATCTTCGAAATTTAGTTAT GTATTTGCTCTCCACCCCCCAAGGTTCTAGAGCCAAGAACATCCAGGAAGTAATGCCTATGATTGGTGCTCGATTTTTCAGCCAATTGGAAGCAGTCACTTTACATGCCGACTATCTTGAAGATCAGCTTGCGAGAGAATTGGATAACGGTCGCCTGTTCCGGTTGCTTGGAAAACTTGGAACTGTTGTTGACCGACCGGA GTTAAATTTGGATTCAACATGGTCAGAAACGGGTGACAGATATTTACTAAAACTTTTTCGAGACTATATGCTACATCCATGCACAGACGACGGGCGACCGTGGGTTGACTTGGCACATATTGTGGCTTGTCTCAACCGACTTGACACAGCCTCTCATGACAAA ATTTGTTTAACTTCGCGAGATCAACAAAACGTTCTTGTTGTAAGCTACGCTGAACTGCACCAGTGTTTGGAAACTTCGTTTAACGAACTGCAACAAGCAGCGTTACCTCCTTCACATGTTTTGGGAGCTTCGTCCAGTAACGAGCAATAA
- the LOC130689626 gene encoding tetraspanin-2A-like — MAGVGSGWPKSERALLCMKYFLFVFNVLSFLTAVVILTLGLWIRYDWDFKHYILELRLYQFWTGVYILIAAASIVMAISFLGCCGAIMENPTVLGLYGVLLIVCFLLEIAGVAYLLNNGTLWSNVTWWLRDRFYELIYVSDTNAREARILRIIQEEIGCCGSYSSLDYIRVYKPVPNECRDKATGNEYLDGCYIRMSRYLEERSGWIAGISLFLAVLQIFGITASLTMRHTLRKLESEGKVYNPVKKSKA, encoded by the exons atggcgGGAGTAGGAAGTGGATGGCCTAAAAGCGAACGTGCTCTACTTTGCATGAAGTACTTTCTCTTTGTGTTCAACGTTCTCTCTTTT TTAACAGCTGTCGTCATTCTCACGCTTGGATTATGGATCCGCTACGATTGGGATTTCAAACATTACATCCTAGAATTGCGACTTTACCAATTCTGGACAGGAGTTTATATATTGATTGCTGCAGCTTCTATTGTTATggctatttcttttcttggttgCTGTGGAGCAATAATGGAAAACCCTACCGTTCTCGGTCTG TACGGTGTGTTGCTCATCGTATGTTTCCTTTTGGAAATCGCTGGGGTGGCTTACCTTTTGAATAATGGAACATTGTGGTCCAATGTAACTTGGTGGCTACGCGACCGCTTCTATGAGCTAATTTACGTAAGCGACACTAACGCAAGAGAAGCTCGAATCTTACGCATCATCCAAGAAGAG ATTGGTTGCTGCGGTTCGTACAGCTCGCTAGATTACATTAGAGTTTACAAGCCTGTGCCTAATGAGTGCAGAGATAAAGCGACCGGGAATGAATATCTTGACGGGTGTTACATTCGAATGTCCCGGTATCTAGAGGAACGCAGTGGTTGGATCGCTGGGATATCCTTATTTCTTGCAGTCTTGCAA ATTTTTGGCATTACGGCAAGCCTTACTATGCGGCACACCCTACGCAAGCTTGAAAGTGAAGGAAAGGTATATAATCCTGTGAAGAAGTCCAAAGCCTAA
- the LOC130689571 gene encoding PAN2-PAN3 deadenylation complex subunit pan3-like isoform X1 has product MMDDVISHSRKPVVCRYFAASGTCFYGNDCQFLHNSISRSSTSPTFPLHFVSSPTRSANSTTASISTELSLSIIESNGFLQSFKKNVNKSTFSNYALSVKDECMHKAQELSISPDLQTAGGSNSSLFEENVGGTTYYYTPEDDVKPNHEDLTVRNHGGQATDKIVHNSVLSRRVQSPNQLVSTSQQPNHLFSVYNGPSSFLQSCTAQQGSSFFMNEDIRAELVQRNLVALLASDPALFPDLPSDVDHYHELVPLETHTLNQAVKSNTYGLITSTYKASNSKTGIRYCLKRIHGYRVTSAKCMSMVELWRKVQQCHLVTLREAFTTKAFGDHSMVFAYDYYPGAETLMSKYLASTAPHSDPFSSDPSAPRPYTMQKNRMLQQQAGKGVLPESLLWSYIIELCSALRCVHSAGLAVRALDASKVLVTSRGRLRLCGGGIFDVLTYDSSASNASALIPHYQQEDLLALGKLILALACNSLLALQRDNVPTSMDIINKNYSSDLRNLVMYLLSTPQGSRAKNIQEVMPMIGARFFSQLEAVTLHADYLEDQLARELDNGRLFRLLGKLGTVVDRPELNLDSTWSETGDRYLLKLFRDYMLHPCTDDGRPWVDLAHIVACLNRLDTASHDKICLTSRDQQNVLVVSYAELHQCLETSFNELQQAALPPSHVLGASSSNEQ; this is encoded by the exons ATGATGGACGATGTTATAAGCCACTCACGTAAACCTGTTGTGTGTCGTTATTTCGCCGCTTCTGGGACTTGTTTTTATGGAAATGATTGCCAGTTTTTACACAACTCTATTTCGCGGTCAAGTACATCTCCGACGTTTCCgttacattttgtttcttcaccAACTCGATCAGCCAATTCCACCACCGCATCAATTTCTACAGAACTAAGTTTGTCGATTATTGAGAGTAATGGCTTCCTTCAGTCgtttaagaaaaatgtaaacaagTCAACATTTTCTAATTATGCCCTTTCAGTTAAAGATGAATGTATGCATAAAGCGCAAGAGTTATCCATATCACCAGATTTACAAACAGCTGGAGGATCTAATTCGTCTCTATTTGAG GAAAATGTTGGTGGCACTACATATTATTATACACCAGAAGATGATGTTAAACCTAACCATGAAGATCTAACTGTTCGAAATCATGGGGGTCAAGCAACGGATAAGATAGTTCATAACTCAGTTTTGAGCAGAAGAGTTCAGTCTCCAAACCAATTGGTCTCAACATCACAACAACCCAATCATTTGTTTTCAGTTTATAATGGGCCTTCTAGTTTTTTACAAAGTTGCACTGCTCAGCAGGgatcttcattttttatgaATGAAGACATAAGAGCTGAACTTGTCCAAAGAAACCTGGTGGCTTTATTGGCATCAGATCCTGCTTTATTTCCAG ATTTACCATCAGATGTTGATCATTATCACGAACTAGTTCCTCTTGAAACTCATACATTAAATCAAGCAGTCAAGTCCAACACTTATGGCTTAATTACTTCTACATATAAAGCCTCTAATAGTAAAACTGGGATACGATATTGCTTGAAGAGGATTCATG GTTACAGAGTCACAAGTGCTAAATGTATGTCAATGGTAGAACTATGGCGAAAAGTGCAGCAATGTCATTTGGTGACTCTGAGAGAAGCTTTCACAACAAAGGCCTTTGGTGATCATTCAATGGTCTTTGCCTATGATTATTACCCTGGAGCTGAAACTCTAATGTCAAAGTATTTGGCTTCAACTGCTCCACACTCTGATCCATTCAGCAGCGATCCGTCGGCTCCTCGGCCTTATACAATGCAGAAGAACCGCATGTTACAGCAGCAAGCTGGAAAAG GTGTATTGCCCGAGTCTTTACTGTGGAGTTACATAATTGAACTATGTTCAGCTTTGCGATGCGTCCATTCCGCTGGTTTGGCCGTAAGAGCATTAGATGCATCCAAAGTCCTGGTGACCTCAAGAGGTCGTTTACGATTATGTGGCGGCGGAATTTTTGATGTGCTCACCTATGACTCGAGTGCTTCCAACGCCTCAGCTTTGATTCCGCATTATCAG CAAGAAGACCTCTTGGCTTTGGGAAAGCTTATTCTTGCATTGGCGTGCAACTCTTTATTGGCTCTCCAACGAGATAATGTTCCCACTTCCATGGAtatcatcaataaaaattattcCTCGGATCTTCGAAATTTAGTTAT GTATTTGCTCTCCACCCCCCAAGGTTCTAGAGCCAAGAACATCCAGGAAGTAATGCCTATGATTGGTGCTCGATTTTTCAGCCAATTGGAAGCAGTCACTTTACATGCCGACTATCTTGAAGATCAGCTTGCGAGAGAATTGGATAACGGTCGCCTGTTCCGGTTGCTTGGAAAACTTGGAACTGTTGTTGACCGACCGGA GTTAAATTTGGATTCAACATGGTCAGAAACGGGTGACAGATATTTACTAAAACTTTTTCGAGACTATATGCTACATCCATGCACAGACGACGGGCGACCGTGGGTTGACTTGGCACATATTGTGGCTTGTCTCAACCGACTTGACACAGCCTCTCATGACAAA ATTTGTTTAACTTCGCGAGATCAACAAAACGTTCTTGTTGTAAGCTACGCTGAACTGCACCAGTGTTTGGAAACTTCGTTTAACGAACTGCAACAAGCAGCGTTACCTCCTTCACATGTTTTGGGAGCTTCGTCCAGTAACGAGCAATAA
- the LOC130689571 gene encoding PAN2-PAN3 deadenylation complex subunit pan3-like isoform X2 yields MMDDVISHSRKPVVCRYFAASGTCFYGNDCQFLHNSISRSSTSPTFPLHFVSSPTRSANSTTASISTELSLSIIEIKDECMHKAQELSISPDLQTAGGSNSSLFEENVGGTTYYYTPEDDVKPNHEDLTVRNHGGQATDKIVHNSVLSRRVQSPNQLVSTSQQPNHLFSVYNGPSSFLQSCTAQQGSSFFMNEDIRAELVQRNLVALLASDPALFPDLPSDVDHYHELVPLETHTLNQAVKSNTYGLITSTYKASNSKTGIRYCLKRIHGYRVTSAKCMSMVELWRKVQQCHLVTLREAFTTKAFGDHSMVFAYDYYPGAETLMSKYLASTAPHSDPFSSDPSAPRPYTMQKNRMLQQQAGKGVLPESLLWSYIIELCSALRCVHSAGLAVRALDASKVLVTSRGRLRLCGGGIFDVLTYDSSASNASALIPHYQQEDLLALGKLILALACNSLLALQRDNVPTSMDIINKNYSSDLRNLVMYLLSTPQGSRAKNIQEVMPMIGARFFSQLEAVTLHADYLEDQLARELDNGRLFRLLGKLGTVVDRPELNLDSTWSETGDRYLLKLFRDYMLHPCTDDGRPWVDLAHIVACLNRLDTASHDKICLTSRDQQNVLVVSYAELHQCLETSFNELQQAALPPSHVLGASSSNEQ; encoded by the exons ATGATGGACGATGTTATAAGCCACTCACGTAAACCTGTTGTGTGTCGTTATTTCGCCGCTTCTGGGACTTGTTTTTATGGAAATGATTGCCAGTTTTTACACAACTCTATTTCGCGGTCAAGTACATCTCCGACGTTTCCgttacattttgtttcttcaccAACTCGATCAGCCAATTCCACCACCGCATCAATTTCTACAGAACTAAGTTTGTCGATTATTGAGA TTAAAGATGAATGTATGCATAAAGCGCAAGAGTTATCCATATCACCAGATTTACAAACAGCTGGAGGATCTAATTCGTCTCTATTTGAG GAAAATGTTGGTGGCACTACATATTATTATACACCAGAAGATGATGTTAAACCTAACCATGAAGATCTAACTGTTCGAAATCATGGGGGTCAAGCAACGGATAAGATAGTTCATAACTCAGTTTTGAGCAGAAGAGTTCAGTCTCCAAACCAATTGGTCTCAACATCACAACAACCCAATCATTTGTTTTCAGTTTATAATGGGCCTTCTAGTTTTTTACAAAGTTGCACTGCTCAGCAGGgatcttcattttttatgaATGAAGACATAAGAGCTGAACTTGTCCAAAGAAACCTGGTGGCTTTATTGGCATCAGATCCTGCTTTATTTCCAG ATTTACCATCAGATGTTGATCATTATCACGAACTAGTTCCTCTTGAAACTCATACATTAAATCAAGCAGTCAAGTCCAACACTTATGGCTTAATTACTTCTACATATAAAGCCTCTAATAGTAAAACTGGGATACGATATTGCTTGAAGAGGATTCATG GTTACAGAGTCACAAGTGCTAAATGTATGTCAATGGTAGAACTATGGCGAAAAGTGCAGCAATGTCATTTGGTGACTCTGAGAGAAGCTTTCACAACAAAGGCCTTTGGTGATCATTCAATGGTCTTTGCCTATGATTATTACCCTGGAGCTGAAACTCTAATGTCAAAGTATTTGGCTTCAACTGCTCCACACTCTGATCCATTCAGCAGCGATCCGTCGGCTCCTCGGCCTTATACAATGCAGAAGAACCGCATGTTACAGCAGCAAGCTGGAAAAG GTGTATTGCCCGAGTCTTTACTGTGGAGTTACATAATTGAACTATGTTCAGCTTTGCGATGCGTCCATTCCGCTGGTTTGGCCGTAAGAGCATTAGATGCATCCAAAGTCCTGGTGACCTCAAGAGGTCGTTTACGATTATGTGGCGGCGGAATTTTTGATGTGCTCACCTATGACTCGAGTGCTTCCAACGCCTCAGCTTTGATTCCGCATTATCAG CAAGAAGACCTCTTGGCTTTGGGAAAGCTTATTCTTGCATTGGCGTGCAACTCTTTATTGGCTCTCCAACGAGATAATGTTCCCACTTCCATGGAtatcatcaataaaaattattcCTCGGATCTTCGAAATTTAGTTAT GTATTTGCTCTCCACCCCCCAAGGTTCTAGAGCCAAGAACATCCAGGAAGTAATGCCTATGATTGGTGCTCGATTTTTCAGCCAATTGGAAGCAGTCACTTTACATGCCGACTATCTTGAAGATCAGCTTGCGAGAGAATTGGATAACGGTCGCCTGTTCCGGTTGCTTGGAAAACTTGGAACTGTTGTTGACCGACCGGA GTTAAATTTGGATTCAACATGGTCAGAAACGGGTGACAGATATTTACTAAAACTTTTTCGAGACTATATGCTACATCCATGCACAGACGACGGGCGACCGTGGGTTGACTTGGCACATATTGTGGCTTGTCTCAACCGACTTGACACAGCCTCTCATGACAAA ATTTGTTTAACTTCGCGAGATCAACAAAACGTTCTTGTTGTAAGCTACGCTGAACTGCACCAGTGTTTGGAAACTTCGTTTAACGAACTGCAACAAGCAGCGTTACCTCCTTCACATGTTTTGGGAGCTTCGTCCAGTAACGAGCAATAA